One window from the genome of Cryptomeria japonica chromosome 6, Sugi_1.0, whole genome shotgun sequence encodes:
- the LOC131035138 gene encoding glycine-rich RNA-binding protein GRP1A, with the protein MASAEIEFRCFVGGLAWATDDRSLHDAFSPFGEVLESKIVSDRETGRSRGFGFVTFSDEQAMMDAIEAMNGKELDGRNITVNQAQSRTGGGGGGGGGYRGGGGGGSGGYRSGGGGYGGGGRERSERGYGGGGRGGGGAGYGGGGSGYGGGGSGGGSRYGGGSGGYGGGGGGGSRYGGGGGASEGSWRR; encoded by the exons ATGGCTTCTGCTGAAATCGAGTTCCGTTGCTTTGTGGGCGGGCTTGCCTGGGCCACTGATGACCGCAGCCTTCACGACGCTTTTAGCCCGTTTGGCGAAGTTCTGGAGTCCAAG ATCGTAAGCGACCGCGAAACTGGAAGGTCTCGTGGATTCGGCTTCGTGACCTTCAGTGATGAGCAGGCGATGATGGACGCCATTGAGGCTATGAACGGCAAAGAGCTAGATGGGAGGAATATTACAGTCAATCAGGCCCAATCCAGGACTGGCGGCGGTGGCGGTGGCGGCGGAGGCTATCGTGGCGGCGGCGGTGGTGGAAGCGGTGGATACCGCAGTGGTGGTGGTGGCTATGGTGGTGGCGGCCGTGAAAGATCTGAACGCGGATATGGTGGTGGCGGCCGTGGCGGCGGCGGTGCTGGTTATGGTGGCGGCGGCAGTGGTTATGGTGGTGGAGGTTCTGGTGGAGGTTCCCGTTATGGCGGTGGTAGCGGTGGCTATGGTGGTGGTGGCGGCGGTGGATCGCGTTACGGTGGTGGTGGCGGAGCGTCTGAAGGCAGCTGGAGGAGATGA